The genomic window TCCTGCTTTCATATGGTTTTATTTCACCGTTAGCTAATTTGGTACGACAAAAGAGCCATCAACAAATTAAGATGATGGAATGTATTAAAGTCACTTTACTCTCATCCATTAGCGGTTACGCACCACAAATTGCAGTAGAATTTGGCCGTAAAACGCTATTTTTAGATGATAGACCCTCTTTTAGTGAATTAGAGGATCATGTGCGTAGCATGAAAAATCCGACGAATACTAATTCCGCTGATGTTGAAGATGATTGATTATGAAAACAGCAAAATCGACCATCATTATCAAGAAAAAACGGCGTAAGAAATCCAATCATTACCACGGAGGCTCCTGGAAAATTGCTTATGCGGATTTTATGACAGCCATGATGGCTTTCTTTTTAGTTATGTGGATTTTATCTATTTCCAGCCCGCAAGAGTTAATTCGTATTGCTGATTATTTTCGTACACCGCTTAAGGTTTCATTAAATAATGGCCCTAAGAGTGGTGATGCGACAAATATTATACCGGGTGGCGGAAAAGACATTACCTATCGTGAGGGTGATACGTTACCTAAAGAGCCCAACCAACTGCCAGAGACTGAACAAGATCGCTTTAAAAAATTACAACAGGATCTTGAATTATTAATTATGAATGATCCTCGCTTACAGGATCTAAAACCTAATTTGTTAATTGATTTAATGGATGAAGGATTGCAGATACAAATAATTGATGGCGAAAATCGGCCTATGTTTGCTAGCGGCAGTGCGGTAATTGATAAAAATATGCAAAAAATCCTGCATGTGTTGGCACCGGTATTAAATGATTATCCCAATAAAATTAGTCTGGCTGGTCATACCGATAGTACAGCTTATGCCAAAGGCGGCTATGGTTACAGCAACTGGGAATTGTCGGCAGATCGGGCAAACTCTTCGCGCCGGACATTAATTAGTGGTGGTCTGGATGAACATAAAATCATGCGTGTTGTTGGTATGGCTTCAACGGTGCCATTAGAAAATAATCCTGCAGCTGCAGCTAATCGACGAATTAGTATTTTGGTGTTAAACAAAGAGAGTGAAGCCGCGATTATTCACGAAAATCAGCGGCCTCAGCCGACAAAAGAGATTGGCGAACAAAATAGCGAACAGGTAGAGAGTTCGTTAACACCTTCTTTAGCACCAACAGCAGTATTACCTACCGACCATAGCGAAGTGATATTGGCTCAACCAAAGGATAAATAGCCATGGAGCTAGGTGCGTTTTATCAAGTATTTTTCGATGAGACAGAAGAACTATTAGATGAGATGGAGCAAAAATTGCTCCATCTTAATATTGATACTCCTGATAGGGAGGCGCTTAATGCTATTTTTCGTTGTGCACATTCTGTTAAAGGTGGTGCTGCGACATTTGGCTTTAGTCAATTACAAAAAACCACTCATATATTGGAAAATGTGTTAGATGGGCTACGAAGCCAAACGATATTGTTAACGGCCGACATTCTTCAGGCATTATTAAATGCTAAAGATATTTTATTAGCGCAGCTTAATGCTTATCGCAATGAACAATTACCTGATGAATATTTATCTAGTCAAGTTGAAGCACTGTTTTATACGGTGATACCAACCAGTGATAAACCTGTAGTAGAGGCGGTCACAGCTAAAACGGCCGCGGAAACTTATTTTAGTATCAAATTAGTTGATCTTAAGCCACATGAAGTAACATTACTCCTCGATGAATTAAATATCTTAGGTACGGTGATTGAGCATCAAATTGAGCAAACTACATTAACCGCTTTACTACAGACCACTGAGTCTCAACAGGATATTACAGCTGTACTGTGTTTTCTACTTGATGAGCAACAGATCCATTTTTCCATAGCAAATTCAATTGCAGAACAAGATAGTCAGCATAGTCAGTTAATCGATGAAAATAAGCAACTAACTACAGTAGATAAAACAGCCGCGAAAACTATCGCTGCTATAGAGTCAAATCGATCTTTTACCCCCTCAGAGGCATCAACCATTCGCGTCGCGGTAGAGAAAGTTGATCAACTTATTAATTTAGTTGGTGAATTGATTATTACCCAATCTATGTTGATGCAACATAGCCAGCAATTAGATGATCGTCATAATCCATTACATGATTGTCTTAATCAATTAGCTAGGAATTCGCGTGATTTACAGCTTTCAGTGATGTCAATTCGTATGATGCCTATGGATTATGTCTTTAACCGATTTCCACGCTTGGTCCACGATTTAGCAATAAAACTTAATAAAAAAGTTTCATTAACCCTTAAAGGCAAAACGACTGAATTAGACAAAGGGTTAATTGAAAAGATTATTGATCCACTTACCCATTTGATACGTAATAGCCTTGATCATGGGATTGAATTACCCGAAGTTAGACGGCAAAGGGGAAAAGCAGAAGAGGGTCAATTAATGATTTCTGCTGAGCATCAAGGTGGCAATATCTGTATTACCGTTAGTGATGATGGCAATGGATTAAATAGAGAAAAAATTTTACAAAAAGCCCAAAGTATTGGTTTAGAAATATCCGATCAAATGAGCGATCAAGATATTGCGATGCTAATTTTTGCCCCGGGGTTCAGTACGGCGGAAAGCGTGACCGACGTTTCCGGTCGGGGCGTCGGCATGGATATTGTAAAACAGAATATTCACGAAATGGGTGGCCAAATTACATTAACTTTTCAGGCAGAAAAAGGGACTACCACCCGTATTTTTTTGCCATTAACCTTGGCTATTTTAGAGGCCATGTCTGTTCAGGTGAGTGATGAAATTTTTATTTTGCCGCTTAACGCAGTCGTCAGTGTTTTACAACCCAAAGCCGAACAAATTTTTATTTTAGGTAACAATGAAAAATTACTGTTAGTTTGGGATGAATATATTCCGCTGATTGAACTCTATCAAGTGCTGGATATTTCGCAAGGGAAAAAAACGATAAATGAAGGCATTGTCGTCATAGTTCAATATGCAGGTAAAAAATACGCTTTATTTGTTGATAGTTTATTAGGTCAGCAGCAGGTAGTGGTAAAAAATATAGAAACAAATTTCAAACCGATTAAAGGGATCACGTCTGCCACAATTATGGGCGATGGGAGTGTAGCATTAATTCTTGATATTAAAGAACTCTATCAATTGGCTTATTTAAAAAGGCAATAATAGATTATTAAATGGCAAAATTATTAATATAATTGGCAACAAGGAGTTTAGCGATGATGAAACAAGAGGGATTTAGCAATATTAAAACCGAACGACAAGGAACAGGTTATTTAATTTTCACTTTAGGTGAAGAGGAATATGGTATTGATATTCTAAAAGTGCAGGAAATTTGTGGTTACCATCATGTTACTCGCATTGCTAATATGCCTGATTTTATCAAAGGGATCACCCACTTGCGTGGAGTCATTATTCCTATAATTGATTTAAGAATTAAGTTTTCCCAGTCTGACGTAATATATGATAATAGTACGGTTGTTATTATAGTCATGTTATCACAAAGAATTATTGGTATTGTTGTTGATGCGGTTTCTGATGTATTAACGCTAATGCCAGAACAAATTTGTCCACCACCTGAAATATCAACAATTTTATCTGCTGAATATCTTATGGGCTTAGGAATGTTAGAAGAACGGATGTTGATTTTGGTGAATATTGAAAAATTACTTAATAGTCAAGAAATGGCATTAATTCAAGATATCGATGATTAAATAAATTATCATGTTGATTAATCTAGGCAAAAATAGTGCAGGATATTTATTTAATTACAATAAATAACTTGTTAACAACTGACAAAAATAAAATATATTTACTAATCTAGTGGTGTGCTAGCAATATCAGTAAAAAAATACAATTAAACGTATAAAAAAGAATAATAAAAAACCATCAATTATTGCTATAAAGTTTCTATTGCGAGGGACGATATTTTATCTATCTTAATGAAATGGAAATTTTTATATGCTAAATAGAATGAAAATTATTACAGGTTTAATCATCACATTACTTCTGTTTGGCATATTACAATTGGCATCAGGGGCATTTTTTTTCTTTGATTTAAAAGATCAAAAAGAGGAAATAGCCTTATTAGCCCAAATGCGTAACCAGCGAATATTACTTAATGAAGGCTGGGTTCATCTGCTAAAGGCCAGGATCCAACTCAATCGAGCCGGTGTTAGTTATTTATTAACCAAGAAAAAGGTACCGATAGATGAACCAGTTGGCCAAATTATTGAAGCTGCGCGCTTGAATTTAGTCAAAGCAAGAGAATATTTCGATAAATATCAACGTACCGCTAAATTATCTTTGCATGATCCGAAGATCCTCGCTGATTTATCAAAAAATTATACCCGCTATATGGAGTCATTACATTCACTAATTTTTTTATTAGAAAATGATCAAATAAAAGATTTTTCAGATCAACCAACATCAATTTATCAACAAGAATTTTCGCAAGCACTGGATCACTATCTTAACGAAAGTCTAGTGGTGTATGATGAAATTATTGGTCACTCAGAAGTATCATATCGTTATTCTGTTTATACCCTATTCGTTGTCTTGTCAGCGTTGATCCTATTGCTGATCCTCTGTTGGTTTGGTATCCATCGTTTATTGATTCATCCGTTAAATTCATTACTAATGAATATTAAAGCTTTCTCGGCAGGTGATCTCTCATCGCATATTGCTATTACTGGCAACAATGAAATGGGGAGATTGGCGGCAGGACTAAAACATATGCAATATGAATTGATCCAAATGGTCAAAAGTGTTTCAGGCTCTGCCGACAAAATTTATGCACGCACCAGTGAAATTGCAACAGGTAATAGTGATCTTTCCACTCGTTCAGAGCAGCAGGTTGCCGCTCTAGAAGAGACAGCCGCCAGTATGGAGGAGTTAACGATTACCGTTAAGCAGAATGCTGAACATGCTACTGAGGCAAATAAATTGGCTGATTCAGCCTCAGAAATTGCCTGGGAAGGGGGGCAAGTTGTCGCAAATGTCGTTGACACCATGAAAAGTATTTCTGAAAGTGCGCAAAAAATCGCTGATATTACCAGTGTAATTGATGGCATTGCTTTTCAAACCAATATATTAGCCCTTAATGCGGCGGTTGAAGCCGCCCGCGCTGGCGAACATGGCCGTGGTTTTGCGGTCGTGGCCGAGGAGGTTCGTAATCTTGCCCAACGTAGTGCTAATGCAGCCAAAGAAATTAAAGGCTTAATTGAAAATTCAGTTAGTCGTACGTTAAGCGGCGCAAAACTGGCGGAAGAAGCTGGCGAAACAATGGGCAAAATTGTTGAGTCTATAGTTAGTGTGACAGAAATCATGGGTGAAATTGCCTCCGCCTCCGATGAGCAAAGTAAGGGTATTAATCAGGTCAGTATTGCTATCAACGAAATGGATCATGTACTACAACATAATGCTTCATTGGTTGAACAGTCTGGTGCGGCGACGGCGGAATTAGAGATCCAGACTAAAATCTTAACTGATCTGGTTTCGGTATTTAAATTACCCCAAGAGGATACTGATGAGCCATATCATCAATCAAGTGAAAATCTCGCTAAGGGTGTGACGGCGGTAGAAACGATTGATGATAAGAAAAAAGTAACCAATGATGATAATTGGACAGCATTTTAAACACTGATTATTTGCCAAAGAAAAGTGAATTAAGGATTAAAGCTACAAGGATGAAATTAACACTCAGGGTATCTACCCGTCTTCACTTATTACTACTTTTTTTTTGTACTATACAATTTGTGACAGGGGGAACTGCGATCAATATCTTTCATCAGCAGCAATCTCACTTTGAACATTTAGATATCAAGATAGATAAATTAGAGGCTTTGACCTTAAGTTGGAATCATTTACTTAAAGCACGCAGTACCCTCAATCGATTGACGTTGCGGATGCAAACAGATTACCCAGCCGATAAATTGGCCATATTAAGTAGCCGAATTGATAACCAATTAGCCGAGACAGAAAAATATTTTCACCAGTTTAGTCAGTTGTCTCAGCAATATTATCAAGAAAAAAGCCGGAAAATTACCGCTGATATTGAACGCGATTATCAGGCTCTGAACCATGCACTTCATATGATAAAGAAATTATTAGATAAACGAGAGATTAAACAGGCTTTACAAGTACCGAGTGAAGGGCATCTCTTAAGGTTTGAAAATAGTTATTTTACTTATATCAAACATATCAATAGTGAAGTTGGTGAGGCAGCGAAATATAGTCGAGATTCAAGTCAGTTTTCCTTGATTATGTCGATTATTACCCTGATTACGGTTTTTATCGCTTGTCTATTGACCCATTTTAATTTGCAAAAAAAATTAATAACCCGTTTTAAAATGATGAAAAATTGTTTTATCGATATTGCTAATGGTTATTTAGACAAACCGCTAATTGAAAATGAGCAAGATGAATTGGGTAAAATTTTTACTAAGTTTGCAGAAATGCGAGAAGCGATTATTACCTCAGTTGCGGCAGTAAGGTTCAATACCCGCGAAATGCAAACAGGTATGCAAGCGGTGAAAACGGGTAATATAGCCCTGGCAAAACATACTCAACAGCAAGGGGTTAACTTAGAACAGACCGCTGCTGGCATAGAGCAGTTTACCATCATTGTTCAACAAAACGCCCATCATGCCCAACAAGCTAATGAACTGGCAATTTCAGCCGAAAAAACAGCCACTAAAAGTGGAAGATTGACGGGTAAAGTGGTGGATACGATGACCAGTATTACCCAAAGTTCGCAAAAAATTGCTGCGATTATTAGCGTAATCGATGGAATTGCTTTTCAAACTAATATATTAGCCTTAAATGCAGCAGTAGAGGCTGCCAGAGCGGGTGAACAAGGGCGAGGTTTTTCTGTGGTCGCTACTGAGGTCAGGGAATTAGCGCAACGCAGTGCTGAAGCGGCGAAAGAGATAAAAAGCCTAATAGATGAATCTGTCGAGTGTGTCACTATGGGGGCTGAATTGGTCAATCATGCGGGTAGTACCATCAACGAATTAGTCATTTCTGTTAAACAGGTTACCAAGCTTATGCAAGAAATTGCCGCGGCAACCAAAGAGCAAAATCAGGGGATCCAGCAGGTAGCGATTAGCATAGAACAAATGGAACAGATGACCCAACAAAATGCCACCTTAGTAGAGCAATCATGTCATGTTGTTGAGACATTAGAGATACAAACGGAAACCCTGATAAATATCGTGTCAAAATTTAAGTTGCCACAACGTTGTTTTAATCATTTAACCGTTAAAATGAACTTATTACAGGCAGATAATAAATGAAATTAATGCCTGGTGATTGTCATCAGCAGCAATGGCAATTAAGTGATAAAGCGTTTAAACAGATTTGTGACCTTATTTACCAAAAAACTGGCATTGTTTTGCTAAAGCAAAAAAAAATGATGGTTTACAATAGATTGCTTAAGAGATTGAAAATCTTGCAATTAACCTGCTTTGAGCAATATGTCACTTTACTGATGCAGCATAAGCAAGGTACTGAATGGCAATACTTTATCAATGCATTAACTACCAATTTGACCGCCTTTTTTCGTGAAGCGCACCATTTTGATGTGGTAGCGCAACATGCTAAAGCCAATAGACAGGATGTCTATCGGGTTTGGTGTACGGCGGTTTCTACCGGAGAAGAAGCTTATTCCGTTGCTATGGTATTAAATAGTATTAAAACCGATCATATTTTTCGTAAGGAAATTGTGGCGAGTGATATTAATAACCAAGTTTTGCAGATTGCTCAGCAAGGTATTTATGCTGAGGAAGTGATCACTGCTATCCCTGCCCAGTTAAGAAAGTCATTTTTATTAAAAGGCCAAGGTGACAATCAAGGCTATGTACGTATCCATGAGGAATTACGTAAACAAATACAGTTTCAGCAGATTAATCTTAAAGACAAATATTGGCCAATAGAAGGTCAGTTTGATGTCATTTTTTGTCGTAATGTGATGATCTATTTTGAAAGTAAAATGCAACAGGAGTTATTAGATCGCTTTTTACCGCTATTAAAAAAAGATGGTCTATTGGTGATTGGTCACTCAGAAAATATTTGCCAACCAAATAGCCATTATCAATTAGTTGAGCGCAGTATTTATCAATTGAAAAATCAGAAGATACAGCGATGGAAAAAATAAAGGTACTTTGTGTTGATGATTCAGCTTTAATGCGCAAAATTATGCGAGAAATCCTGGATCAGCAGCCAGACATGGAAGTTGTTGGTTGTGCGGCAGACCCCTATATTGCACGGGAAATGATAAAACAGCGACACCCACACGTATTGACACTGGATATTGAGATGCCACGCATGGATGGACTCTCTTTTTTAGAAAAAATCATGCGGTTACGCCCGATGCCAGTGATTATGGTTTCAACCTTAACCACCAATGGTTCTCAGGCAACATTACGTGCTTTGGAGTTAGGTGCGGTAGATTTTGTCACCAAACAAACCTTGAATTTCAAACAAGGCGTATCGGCTTATGCCAACTTATTAAGTGACAAAATTAGAGTGGCAGCAAAAGCAAATATTATAAAAATGCGTCAACCAGCGAAATACCCAAAACTTAATCTGCCCTTACTGCAAGTTACCAATGATGTTATCGCGATTGGTGCCTCAACCGGTGGCACTGAGGCCATTCGGCACTTATTACAAGGTTTACCGCAAAATATGCCGGCAATTGTCGTTGCGCAACATATGCCAGCAGGTTTCACTCGCTCTTTTGCTGAACGTCTTAATCGTTGCTGTTTTTTGCAAGTTAAAGAAGCAGAACAGGGAGAAAAGTTATTAGCGGGACATGTTTATATTGCGCCGGGTAATTTTCATCTAGCTTTAACCAAAACCGGCCGATATTACCAAATAGTCTTGCATCAACAAGATATGGTTAACCATCATCGCCCTTCGGTTGATAATTTATTTTTTTCCGTGGCTCAAACCGCCGGAAAGCGGGCAATTGGCATGATTCTTACTGGAATGGGAAATGATGGAGCTATGGGATTATTAGCAATGCGGCAAGCAGGCGCTTATACCTTCGCACAGAATGAAAAAAGCTGTGTTGTTTACGGTATGCCAAAAGTCGCATTGCATTTAAATGCGGTAGATGAAGTTGGTGATATTAATGATCTTGGTCGATTGTTACTCGATAAATTAGAGCAACGTTATGCAGGGTAATTTGCAACAAATTGAAAGTGAGATAGGGCTATTTAAACCATGACAAATAAAGAATTAATGTTTCTGATCGTAGATGATTTCTCAACGATGAGAAGAATATTACGTAATTTATTGAAAGAATCAGGGTTTCATAATGTCGAAGAGGCTGAAGATGGTGAAGATGCTTTGGCTAAAATGAATAAGCATAATTTTGATTTTATTATTACAGACTGGAATATGCCAAATATGGATGGCTTATTATTACTTGAAACGATCCGCCAACAGGAAAAGTGGGCAAAGCTACCGGTTTTAATGGTTACCGCGGAAGCCAAAAAGGAAAACATTATTGCTGCATCAAAAGCCGGTGCCAGTGGTTATGTGGTGAAACCTTTTACCGCTGCTATTCTTGAGCAGAAAATTGAACAGATTATTCAAAAAATGGCATAAAAACAAGGAGGTAATATGGTCAACAGGCAAGATGAAAAACCAGAATCTCATCACGATAAATTAGAAATCATTAACCGTCTTGGACGGTTGACTCGCATTATTCATGAAGGGTTACGTGAGTTAGGTTTAGACAAAAATATATCCAGAGCGGTAGAAGTGATACCGGATACTCAACAGCGCCTAGATTATATCGCCCAGATGACTTTTCAAGCGGCAGAAAAAACCCTTAATAGTCTTGATCAAATCAAACCTAAGCAGGAGTGGTTAATTCAACAAGCGGAACAGTTAACACAACGCTGGGATAAATGGGCGCAATTATCGATTGAATTAACGGAAACTAAATCGTTGGTGGGGGATACACGACAGTATCTGGCTCAGTCACCGCAAGTCAATAGTCAAATCAATGCGCAATTATTGGCTATTATGATGGCGCAAGATTTTCAAGATTTAACCGGACAAGTGATTAAAAAGCTCTCTTTAATAATACAGGAAATTGAACAGCAACTTGTGTCTGTTTTATTAGAAAATATGACGCCAGATATTGCCAATTCCTTATCCTCGATAAATCGTTCGAATGAATTACTAAATGGACCACAACTTACGACAGATCGGAAAGAAAATTACTGTCAGCAAACACAAGTAGATGAGTTACTGACAAGCTTGGGATTATAAATGCGATAAAATTGCTAGTCAGCGGCATGTACGGTAATTGGTTGTTAATAGGGGATAGACAGCCAAAATAAAAGAGATACAAGATTATGCAAAATAAAATAACCAATGTATCTCTTATAAAGCGATGATCAAATATTATTTACTTCATATTTAACGACTGTTTTATCTGCCGCATTGCTTCAATGCCTTGTTGGCAAGCTTTATCTTGCTGATCTTTAGGCAGGGCAACGATCTGTTTTTTACCATCTTCAAGCTGATTTTTTATTGAATCAAGTTGAGCCTTAGTTTGTGGGTTTTCAGATGCCTTAGTAACTAAGGAATCTACTTCAGAGAAATAAGTTTTACAGGTATCAGTTGCACCGATATAGTCAATTTTTTTCTCTTCTTCTGAACAAGCAGTGATAATAAATGCTAATAAACCCATGCTACAAATTAATAGTAATTTTCTCATAATAATCCCTAACCAAATAATATTTATGTAGTTTAAAAAGTATAGATTCATTTTATTAAGATGTGAAATATTAATGATTTTATTCAGCTATGAATTATACATTCGCATAAAAAGCGCATTTTAAAATGAAGAAAAAGCTAGCGCAATTAGATAACACGATCGTTCATCGTTATTGCGACAAATCAATAGCAATAGCTAATTAGCCGTAATTTAATCATCTTATAATAGGGGCAAATATGAGCACTATTTTGGTTATTATAATTTTTGCATTTTATTTAATAGCATAAATAATAACTATTTTTTCTTTGTTATCTCCCTTTTGAGTTGATTTTATTATGGCAAGCATAGCGCCTTTCCTTTGT from Arsenophonus sp. aPb includes these protein-coding regions:
- the cheY gene encoding chemotaxis response regulator CheY, which gives rise to MTNKELMFLIVDDFSTMRRILRNLLKESGFHNVEEAEDGEDALAKMNKHNFDFIITDWNMPNMDGLLLLETIRQQEKWAKLPVLMVTAEAKKENIIAASKAGASGYVVKPFTAAILEQKIEQIIQKMA
- a CDS encoding DUF5339 domain-containing protein, translated to MRKLLLICSMGLLAFIITACSEEEKKIDYIGATDTCKTYFSEVDSLVTKASENPQTKAQLDSIKNQLEDGKKQIVALPKDQQDKACQQGIEAMRQIKQSLNMK
- a CDS encoding methyl-accepting chemotaxis protein yields the protein MKLTLRVSTRLHLLLLFFCTIQFVTGGTAINIFHQQQSHFEHLDIKIDKLEALTLSWNHLLKARSTLNRLTLRMQTDYPADKLAILSSRIDNQLAETEKYFHQFSQLSQQYYQEKSRKITADIERDYQALNHALHMIKKLLDKREIKQALQVPSEGHLLRFENSYFTYIKHINSEVGEAAKYSRDSSQFSLIMSIITLITVFIACLLTHFNLQKKLITRFKMMKNCFIDIANGYLDKPLIENEQDELGKIFTKFAEMREAIITSVAAVRFNTREMQTGMQAVKTGNIALAKHTQQQGVNLEQTAAGIEQFTIIVQQNAHHAQQANELAISAEKTATKSGRLTGKVVDTMTSITQSSQKIAAIISVIDGIAFQTNILALNAAVEAARAGEQGRGFSVVATEVRELAQRSAEAAKEIKSLIDESVECVTMGAELVNHAGSTINELVISVKQVTKLMQEIAAATKEQNQGIQQVAISIEQMEQMTQQNATLVEQSCHVVETLEIQTETLINIVSKFKLPQRCFNHLTVKMNLLQADNK
- a CDS encoding protein phosphatase CheZ, which translates into the protein MVNRQDEKPESHHDKLEIINRLGRLTRIIHEGLRELGLDKNISRAVEVIPDTQQRLDYIAQMTFQAAEKTLNSLDQIKPKQEWLIQQAEQLTQRWDKWAQLSIELTETKSLVGDTRQYLAQSPQVNSQINAQLLAIMMAQDFQDLTGQVIKKLSLIIQEIEQQLVSVLLENMTPDIANSLSSINRSNELLNGPQLTTDRKENYCQQTQVDELLTSLGL
- a CDS encoding chemotaxis response regulator protein-glutamate methylesterase; the protein is MEKIKVLCVDDSALMRKIMREILDQQPDMEVVGCAADPYIAREMIKQRHPHVLTLDIEMPRMDGLSFLEKIMRLRPMPVIMVSTLTTNGSQATLRALELGAVDFVTKQTLNFKQGVSAYANLLSDKIRVAAKANIIKMRQPAKYPKLNLPLLQVTNDVIAIGASTGGTEAIRHLLQGLPQNMPAIVVAQHMPAGFTRSFAERLNRCCFLQVKEAEQGEKLLAGHVYIAPGNFHLALTKTGRYYQIVLHQQDMVNHHRPSVDNLFFSVAQTAGKRAIGMILTGMGNDGAMGLLAMRQAGAYTFAQNEKSCVVYGMPKVALHLNAVDEVGDINDLGRLLLDKLEQRYAG
- the cheA gene encoding chemotaxis protein CheA, translating into MELGAFYQVFFDETEELLDEMEQKLLHLNIDTPDREALNAIFRCAHSVKGGAATFGFSQLQKTTHILENVLDGLRSQTILLTADILQALLNAKDILLAQLNAYRNEQLPDEYLSSQVEALFYTVIPTSDKPVVEAVTAKTAAETYFSIKLVDLKPHEVTLLLDELNILGTVIEHQIEQTTLTALLQTTESQQDITAVLCFLLDEQQIHFSIANSIAEQDSQHSQLIDENKQLTTVDKTAAKTIAAIESNRSFTPSEASTIRVAVEKVDQLINLVGELIITQSMLMQHSQQLDDRHNPLHDCLNQLARNSRDLQLSVMSIRMMPMDYVFNRFPRLVHDLAIKLNKKVSLTLKGKTTELDKGLIEKIIDPLTHLIRNSLDHGIELPEVRRQRGKAEEGQLMISAEHQGGNICITVSDDGNGLNREKILQKAQSIGLEISDQMSDQDIAMLIFAPGFSTAESVTDVSGRGVGMDIVKQNIHEMGGQITLTFQAEKGTTTRIFLPLTLAILEAMSVQVSDEIFILPLNAVVSVLQPKAEQIFILGNNEKLLLVWDEYIPLIELYQVLDISQGKKTINEGIVVIVQYAGKKYALFVDSLLGQQQVVVKNIETNFKPIKGITSATIMGDGSVALILDIKELYQLAYLKRQ
- the motB gene encoding flagellar motor protein MotB, which produces MKTAKSTIIIKKKRRKKSNHYHGGSWKIAYADFMTAMMAFFLVMWILSISSPQELIRIADYFRTPLKVSLNNGPKSGDATNIIPGGGKDITYREGDTLPKEPNQLPETEQDRFKKLQQDLELLIMNDPRLQDLKPNLLIDLMDEGLQIQIIDGENRPMFASGSAVIDKNMQKILHVLAPVLNDYPNKISLAGHTDSTAYAKGGYGYSNWELSADRANSSRRTLISGGLDEHKIMRVVGMASTVPLENNPAAAANRRISILVLNKESEAAIIHENQRPQPTKEIGEQNSEQVESSLTPSLAPTAVLPTDHSEVILAQPKDK
- a CDS encoding chemotaxis protein CheW, producing MKQEGFSNIKTERQGTGYLIFTLGEEEYGIDILKVQEICGYHHVTRIANMPDFIKGITHLRGVIIPIIDLRIKFSQSDVIYDNSTVVIIVMLSQRIIGIVVDAVSDVLTLMPEQICPPPEISTILSAEYLMGLGMLEERMLILVNIEKLLNSQEMALIQDIDD
- a CDS encoding CheR family methyltransferase, with the protein product MKLMPGDCHQQQWQLSDKAFKQICDLIYQKTGIVLLKQKKMMVYNRLLKRLKILQLTCFEQYVTLLMQHKQGTEWQYFINALTTNLTAFFREAHHFDVVAQHAKANRQDVYRVWCTAVSTGEEAYSVAMVLNSIKTDHIFRKEIVASDINNQVLQIAQQGIYAEEVITAIPAQLRKSFLLKGQGDNQGYVRIHEELRKQIQFQQINLKDKYWPIEGQFDVIFCRNVMIYFESKMQQELLDRFLPLLKKDGLLVIGHSENICQPNSHYQLVERSIYQLKNQKIQRWKK
- a CDS encoding methyl-accepting chemotaxis protein; translation: MLNRMKIITGLIITLLLFGILQLASGAFFFFDLKDQKEEIALLAQMRNQRILLNEGWVHLLKARIQLNRAGVSYLLTKKKVPIDEPVGQIIEAARLNLVKAREYFDKYQRTAKLSLHDPKILADLSKNYTRYMESLHSLIFLLENDQIKDFSDQPTSIYQQEFSQALDHYLNESLVVYDEIIGHSEVSYRYSVYTLFVVLSALILLLILCWFGIHRLLIHPLNSLLMNIKAFSAGDLSSHIAITGNNEMGRLAAGLKHMQYELIQMVKSVSGSADKIYARTSEIATGNSDLSTRSEQQVAALEETAASMEELTITVKQNAEHATEANKLADSASEIAWEGGQVVANVVDTMKSISESAQKIADITSVIDGIAFQTNILALNAAVEAARAGEHGRGFAVVAEEVRNLAQRSANAAKEIKGLIENSVSRTLSGAKLAEEAGETMGKIVESIVSVTEIMGEIASASDEQSKGINQVSIAINEMDHVLQHNASLVEQSGAATAELEIQTKILTDLVSVFKLPQEDTDEPYHQSSENLAKGVTAVETIDDKKKVTNDDNWTAF